The following are from one region of the Longimicrobium sp. genome:
- a CDS encoding hemolysin family protein — MGELLTVVIVLALVLANGLFVAAEFAIVGVPRVAIERRAAAGDRVARTVLGIMRDNRRRDRFIATAQLGITVASLGLGMYGEHKLAEWFGRMLHSAGAGDWRWLPAHTLASVLAVIILTYLHIVLGEMIPKSIALQRAERTVLWVTPVLLLVQRITLLLIIFLSFLGNALLRRFGINRAELQPEQVRTPEELQYIIRESEAGGMLRRDTANVVQELLELGDLTAGEVMVPRVRITGIPVGASFEQVTRIVRSTPHTRYPIYDESLDNIVGMVHIKDLFHRLRQGRAVHANDARPVPYVPETADIDTVLHAMRTARTQLAVVMDEHGGTAGIVTIEDLFEEVVGEIEEGLHTRPEVFRDEEGRVVAEGTVRLDEVGDFLGVVLEHEEVDTVSGLVLAELERPPLVGDAVEYDGVRFEVTEVEGHGVRQVVVTAVRAPLPGPPE, encoded by the coding sequence ATGGGTGAGCTGCTGACCGTGGTCATCGTGCTGGCGCTGGTGCTGGCCAACGGGCTCTTCGTGGCGGCGGAGTTCGCCATCGTGGGGGTGCCGCGCGTGGCCATCGAGCGCCGCGCCGCCGCCGGCGACCGCGTGGCGCGCACGGTGCTCGGCATCATGCGCGACAACCGGCGCCGCGACCGCTTCATCGCCACCGCGCAGCTCGGCATCACCGTGGCGTCGCTGGGGCTGGGCATGTACGGCGAGCACAAGCTGGCGGAGTGGTTCGGCCGCATGCTGCACTCGGCCGGGGCGGGGGACTGGCGCTGGCTTCCCGCGCACACGCTGGCGAGCGTGCTGGCAGTCATCATCCTCACCTACCTGCACATCGTGCTGGGGGAGATGATTCCCAAGTCGATTGCCCTGCAGCGCGCCGAGCGCACGGTGCTCTGGGTGACGCCGGTGCTCCTGCTGGTGCAGCGGATCACCCTTCTCCTCATCATCTTCCTGTCGTTCCTGGGGAACGCGCTGCTGCGCCGCTTCGGGATCAACCGCGCCGAGCTGCAGCCGGAGCAGGTGAGGACGCCGGAGGAGCTGCAGTACATCATCCGCGAGAGCGAGGCGGGGGGGATGCTGCGCCGCGACACGGCCAACGTGGTGCAGGAGCTCCTGGAGCTGGGCGACCTCACGGCGGGCGAGGTGATGGTGCCGCGCGTGAGGATCACGGGCATTCCCGTGGGCGCCAGCTTCGAGCAGGTGACCCGCATCGTGAGGAGCACGCCGCACACGCGCTACCCCATCTACGACGAAAGTCTGGACAACATCGTGGGAATGGTGCATATAAAGGATCTCTTCCACCGCCTCCGCCAGGGGCGCGCCGTGCACGCCAACGACGCCCGCCCCGTCCCCTACGTTCCCGAGACCGCCGACATCGACACCGTCCTCCACGCGATGCGCACCGCGCGCACGCAGCTCGCCGTCGTCATGGACGAGCACGGCGGCACCGCGGGGATCGTGACCATCGAGGACCTCTTCGAAGAGGTGGTGGGCGAGATCGAGGAGGGATTGCACACCCGCCCCGAGGTCTTTCGCGACGAGGAGGGCCGCGTGGTGGCCGAGGGCACGGTGCGGCTGGACGAGGTGGGCGACTTCCTGGGCGTCGTCCTGGAGCACGAGGAAGTGGACACCGTCAGCGGCCTGGTCCTCGCCGAGCTGGAGCGCCCCCCCCTCGTAGGCGACGCAGTGGAGTACGACGGCGTCCGCTTCGAGGTCACAGAGGTCGAGGGCCACGGCGTCCGCCAGGTAGTCGTCACCGCGGTGCGGGCGCCGCTGCCGGGGCCGCCGGAGTGA
- a CDS encoding glycosyl hydrolase family 8 produces the protein MRTRNFAMALAALSLAACDTGRAQQVQPPRRVYACAASMAPDQRAADAELRTGYAAWRQRYVTSRGAGGFLRVAIGTGRNDKTVSEGIGYGMLLAAYLDDQATFDALWAYAKRYRNARGLMAWEIEASGARPPGAGAAATDADEDMAFALVVADRRWGGYRAEAVGLIGTLMRHAVEPGTFVMKPGDIWGGSEITNPSYFAPAYYKVFARYTGDARWNRVVESSYRIMDRVAARNATGLQPDWTNSAGEPLRNHPGRGYDYTYDAARVPWRLAKDAAWNCDPRARRHLERMNGFFRRVGARNILDGYTMAGRATAESHNAVFVAPAAAAAMMSGDAQYRASMWAEMVRVRDRAYYGDSLRLLALLLASGNMPPPRL, from the coding sequence ATGCGTACCAGGAATTTCGCGATGGCACTTGCGGCGCTCTCGCTGGCCGCGTGCGATACGGGGCGCGCGCAGCAGGTGCAGCCGCCGCGCCGGGTGTACGCGTGCGCCGCGAGCATGGCCCCCGACCAGCGCGCCGCCGATGCCGAGCTCCGCACCGGCTACGCGGCATGGCGCCAGCGCTACGTCACCAGCCGCGGCGCGGGGGGATTCCTGCGCGTGGCCATCGGCACCGGAAGAAACGACAAGACCGTGTCCGAGGGGATCGGCTACGGAATGCTGCTGGCCGCGTACCTGGACGACCAGGCCACCTTTGACGCGCTGTGGGCCTACGCGAAGCGCTACCGCAACGCGCGCGGCCTCATGGCGTGGGAGATCGAGGCCAGCGGCGCGCGGCCCCCGGGCGCCGGCGCCGCCGCCACCGACGCGGACGAGGACATGGCGTTCGCGCTGGTCGTGGCGGACCGGCGCTGGGGCGGGTACCGCGCCGAGGCGGTGGGGCTGATCGGCACGCTGATGCGGCACGCGGTGGAGCCGGGCACTTTTGTTATGAAGCCGGGCGACATCTGGGGAGGGTCGGAGATCACCAACCCGTCGTACTTCGCTCCCGCCTATTACAAGGTGTTCGCGCGCTACACCGGCGACGCGCGCTGGAACCGCGTCGTGGAGAGCAGCTACCGCATCATGGACCGCGTGGCGGCGCGCAATGCCACGGGGCTTCAGCCGGACTGGACGAACTCGGCCGGCGAGCCGCTGCGCAACCATCCCGGCCGCGGCTACGACTACACGTACGACGCCGCGCGCGTCCCCTGGCGCCTCGCCAAAGACGCGGCCTGGAACTGCGATCCGCGCGCGCGCCGCCACCTGGAGCGGATGAACGGATTCTTCCGGCGCGTGGGCGCCCGCAACATCCTGGACGGCTACACCATGGCCGGGCGCGCCACCGCCGAGTCGCACAACGCCGTCTTCGTCGCGCCGGCGGCGGCGGCGGCGATGATGTCCGGCGACGCGCAATACCGCGCCTCCATGTGGGCGGAAATGGTGCGCGTGCGCGACCGCGCCTATTACGGAGACTCACTCCGCCTCCTCGCGCTCCTCCTGGCCAGCGGCAACATGCCGCCCCCGCGCCTGTAA
- a CDS encoding cellulase family glycosylhydrolase, which produces MLLTLLAAACGVTDSPPAALNCDTPGVVKSGDTEIPVAPGGYAAVGNKIINSATCQPHRFVGVSRPPLGYRPADERMVGALAAADFATIRSWKANVVRIEVSQNFWVPSARWYDPAYPGRVDEAVKAARAAGLSVILALQTSDRGDPNYPGDIYNSNPQQEMADVNHSVPFWRDLASRYKDDGNVLFDLFSEPFWAFQGYNSNWDIWLNGGRVPAARVYDEPRPAYQAAGMQQLYDVVRSTGAQNMVIIAGTHWGYYLDSIPKYRVKGHNIAYSAHPWDWVDKQPDRWEKDWAFLAETDPVMLTETGNYNCTTGYLPKVLDKADELGISWVAWSWSVATGAPDQAVGNEPTCKAFDLLTDWSGTPSYAGRVVKDRLARY; this is translated from the coding sequence ATGCTGCTGACCCTGCTCGCCGCGGCGTGCGGCGTCACCGACTCCCCGCCGGCCGCGCTGAACTGCGATACGCCGGGCGTGGTGAAGTCCGGCGACACCGAAATTCCGGTGGCGCCGGGCGGCTACGCGGCGGTGGGGAACAAGATCATCAACTCCGCCACCTGCCAGCCGCACCGCTTCGTGGGCGTGTCGCGCCCGCCGCTGGGCTACCGCCCGGCGGACGAGCGCATGGTGGGCGCCCTGGCCGCGGCCGACTTCGCCACCATCCGCAGCTGGAAGGCGAACGTGGTGCGCATCGAGGTGTCGCAGAACTTCTGGGTCCCCTCGGCCCGCTGGTACGACCCGGCCTACCCCGGGCGCGTGGACGAGGCGGTGAAGGCGGCGCGGGCGGCCGGGCTCAGCGTGATCCTGGCGCTGCAGACCAGCGACCGCGGCGATCCCAACTACCCGGGCGACATCTACAACTCCAACCCGCAGCAGGAGATGGCGGACGTCAACCACTCCGTCCCCTTCTGGCGGGATCTGGCCTCGCGCTACAAGGACGACGGCAACGTCCTCTTCGACCTGTTCAGCGAGCCGTTCTGGGCGTTCCAGGGGTACAACTCCAACTGGGACATCTGGCTGAACGGCGGGCGGGTGCCGGCGGCGCGGGTGTACGACGAGCCCCGCCCGGCGTACCAGGCCGCCGGGATGCAGCAGCTCTACGACGTGGTGCGCAGCACCGGCGCGCAGAACATGGTGATCATCGCCGGCACGCACTGGGGCTACTACCTGGACTCCATCCCCAAGTACCGCGTGAAGGGGCACAACATCGCCTACTCCGCGCACCCGTGGGACTGGGTGGACAAGCAGCCCGACCGGTGGGAAAAGGATTGGGCCTTCCTGGCGGAGACCGACCCGGTGATGCTCACCGAGACGGGGAACTACAACTGCACCACCGGCTACCTTCCCAAGGTGCTGGACAAGGCGGACGAGCTGGGGATCTCGTGGGTCGCGTGGAGCTGGAGCGTGGCCACCGGCGCTCCGGACCAGGCGGTGGGGAACGAGCCCACCTGCAAGGCGTTCGACCTGCTGACCGACTGGTCGGGGACGCCGAGCTACGCGGGGCGGGTCGTCAAGGACCGGCTGGCGCGCTACTGA
- a CDS encoding NAD-dependent epimerase/dehydratase family protein produces the protein MSILVLGADGYLGWALTSHLAMTVKEPILAVDDLSKRRRVAASGHESAIPVLPFNERIRQLRRVTGRRDVAGIEAGVVECVDELVKGTRPRTVVHLAQIPSAPFSMQSFAAARETLENNEVGNLAVLFALRDRSPDTHLVKMGSMGEYAQCGVSLGEGYVEATLDGEETCRPVPFPREADDVYHVTKINDTNFLSMACRVWSLASTDVMQSVVYGVSTPLSREHPQLATRFDCDPVFGSVLNRFVAQAVRGTPLTVHAGGTSSTGLIALQDTIAALSYWIQHPASAGEHRVINQAVETRTTVLEIAHLVQRLAAERGIEVELCHKLDPRHELERPSRGGPARNLRLRQTGIPTLKLEDGVRQLMDDLLSCGESLSGASTLPSVDWKAGAPEMEVLL, from the coding sequence GTGAGTATTCTTGTACTTGGCGCGGATGGCTACCTGGGGTGGGCGCTGACCTCTCACCTGGCCATGACGGTGAAGGAGCCGATCCTGGCGGTCGACGATCTCAGCAAGCGGCGCCGCGTGGCGGCCTCGGGGCACGAGAGCGCGATCCCGGTGCTCCCCTTCAACGAGCGCATCCGCCAGCTCCGCCGCGTCACTGGGCGGCGCGACGTGGCGGGGATCGAGGCGGGGGTGGTGGAGTGCGTGGACGAGCTGGTGAAGGGCACGCGCCCGCGCACCGTGGTGCACCTGGCGCAGATCCCGTCCGCCCCGTTCTCAATGCAGTCGTTCGCCGCCGCGCGGGAGACGCTGGAGAACAACGAGGTAGGCAATCTGGCCGTGCTCTTTGCCCTCCGCGACCGCTCGCCGGACACGCACCTGGTGAAGATGGGGAGCATGGGCGAGTACGCGCAGTGCGGCGTGTCGCTGGGCGAGGGGTACGTGGAGGCGACGCTGGACGGCGAAGAGACCTGCCGCCCTGTTCCCTTTCCGCGCGAAGCGGACGACGTGTACCACGTCACCAAGATCAACGACACCAACTTCCTGTCGATGGCGTGCCGCGTGTGGAGCCTCGCCTCCACGGATGTGATGCAGAGCGTGGTGTACGGCGTGTCGACACCGCTGTCGCGCGAGCATCCGCAGCTCGCCACGCGCTTCGACTGCGACCCGGTGTTCGGATCGGTGCTCAACCGCTTCGTGGCGCAGGCCGTCCGCGGCACGCCGCTCACCGTGCATGCCGGCGGCACCTCCAGCACGGGGCTGATCGCGCTGCAGGACACCATAGCGGCGCTCTCCTACTGGATTCAGCACCCCGCCTCCGCCGGCGAGCACCGGGTGATCAACCAGGCGGTCGAGACGCGCACCACCGTGCTGGAGATCGCGCACCTGGTGCAGCGGCTGGCGGCCGAGCGCGGGATCGAGGTGGAGCTGTGCCACAAGCTCGACCCGCGCCACGAGCTGGAGCGTCCCAGCCGTGGCGGCCCCGCGCGCAACCTGCGCCTGCGCCAGACCGGCATCCCCACGCTGAAGCTGGAAGACGGCGTCCGCCAGCTGATGGACGACCTCCTCTCCTGCGGCGAAAGCCTCTCCGGCGCCTCCACCCTCCCCTCCGTGGACTGGAAGGCCGGCGCTCCGGAGATGGAAGTGCTGCTCTAG
- a CDS encoding WecB/TagA/CpsF family glycosyltransferase, which yields MTAAAEAPFPTIDIAGVRVDACTFQEAVDRIVDRARRGGPPAYVVTPNAHHVVMLQESERFRRVYDNAWLSLADGMSIVWAAQLLGTPVPEKISGSDLFPALCEAAAKAGVRIFLFGGRPGATEAASERLRASYPGLEIAGTYCPPFGFENDPAESAKAAEAIRAAAPQIVFVGLGAPKQEYWMADEGARLGVPVLVGIGVSIEFVAGMVKRAPVWMQRSGLEWFYRLAAEPRRLWKRYAVTNPKFVQLVLQQYRRTKH from the coding sequence ATGACGGCAGCGGCCGAGGCCCCCTTCCCCACCATCGACATCGCCGGCGTGCGGGTGGACGCCTGCACCTTTCAGGAGGCGGTGGACCGGATCGTGGATCGCGCGCGGCGCGGCGGCCCTCCGGCGTACGTGGTGACCCCGAACGCGCACCACGTGGTGATGCTCCAGGAATCGGAGCGCTTCCGCCGCGTCTACGACAACGCCTGGCTGTCGCTGGCGGACGGGATGTCGATCGTGTGGGCCGCGCAGCTCCTCGGCACGCCCGTCCCGGAGAAGATCAGCGGGAGCGACCTCTTCCCCGCCCTGTGCGAAGCGGCGGCGAAGGCGGGCGTGCGCATCTTTCTCTTCGGCGGGCGCCCCGGCGCGACGGAGGCCGCGAGCGAGCGGCTGCGGGCCAGCTATCCGGGCCTGGAGATCGCGGGGACGTACTGCCCGCCCTTTGGCTTCGAAAACGATCCCGCCGAGTCGGCGAAGGCGGCCGAGGCGATTCGCGCGGCGGCTCCGCAGATCGTGTTCGTGGGGCTGGGCGCGCCGAAGCAGGAGTACTGGATGGCCGACGAGGGGGCGCGGCTGGGGGTGCCCGTGCTGGTGGGGATCGGCGTGAGCATCGAGTTCGTGGCCGGGATGGTGAAGCGCGCGCCGGTGTGGATGCAGCGCTCGGGCCTCGAGTGGTTCTACCGCCTCGCCGCCGAGCCGCGCCGCCTCTGGAAGCGCTACGCCGTCACCAACCCAAAGTTCGTACAGCTCGTCCTTCAGCAGTATCGCCGCACTAAGCATTAG
- a CDS encoding LTA synthase family protein, whose protein sequence is MFVSFFATPAVFRTPSGKRALAVEYGPVLLLLFATWVKLFYVAIPQGEAVAESWYHFSPRLAVQGGAANFAAVIALAAPLLLFSPMARLAAFWLLNVVVTMIVLSNVLNLRFFGDILSVSSSTDASQLPLVIDSIITLLRPADALLFVDIAAAIALVPWYARRVHRGADAGRSLRRALAGRAAVLGGAMLLLIPAPIVALDLEETFRYDFFRFIGARQIGVLNYHFYEGGRSVYRGWIAGQAVSDEDRRDTERYLRRWRATAAAPSEMFGVAKGKNVILVMVEALHSFPIGMRVDGREVTPNLNRLAGQSIYFENFYRQAWDGRTADGEFISLQSLHPLPAGAVTTTYPTHNYRGLPEILAERGYSTMAAHAYYGTLWNKRDINRSLGFQRMYFREDYRGKENVGLGLGDADFFPQTIPMLKRERAPFLGYLVTLSTHHPYNIPRELKKFPVAGLEGTLLGDYLHTVHYLDAALGDFVKKLEEEGLLDESVLVVYGDHDAQLGPPEHLEKLLTEHAGFGRRAPGFDARYWREENRLPLIVRLPNGEHAGVRTTSAGHVDVAPTVLGLLGIGNHDMVMMGRDLTQNRDAPVVFRDGSFVLGNTVCLPRISGSGCSDVRTGSAVDPAPLQAHFAEARRQLDVSDMVLMGNLIPLAPVREQKEAQ, encoded by the coding sequence ATGTTCGTATCGTTTTTTGCCACGCCCGCCGTATTCCGCACGCCCAGCGGCAAGCGCGCGCTCGCCGTGGAGTACGGGCCCGTCCTGCTGCTGCTCTTCGCCACCTGGGTGAAGCTGTTCTACGTGGCGATCCCGCAGGGGGAGGCGGTGGCGGAGTCGTGGTACCACTTCAGTCCGCGGCTGGCGGTGCAGGGGGGCGCGGCGAACTTCGCGGCCGTGATCGCGCTCGCGGCACCCCTCCTCCTCTTCTCTCCCATGGCGCGGCTGGCGGCGTTCTGGCTGCTGAACGTGGTGGTGACGATGATCGTCCTCTCCAACGTGCTGAACCTCCGCTTCTTCGGCGACATCCTCTCGGTCTCCTCTTCGACCGACGCCAGCCAGCTCCCGCTCGTCATCGACAGCATCATCACCCTTCTGCGCCCGGCCGATGCGCTGCTCTTCGTGGACATCGCCGCGGCGATCGCGCTGGTGCCGTGGTACGCGCGGCGCGTGCACCGGGGTGCGGATGCCGGACGTTCGCTGCGCCGGGCGCTGGCCGGCCGCGCCGCGGTACTGGGCGGGGCGATGCTGCTGCTCATCCCGGCGCCGATCGTGGCGCTGGACCTGGAGGAGACCTTTCGCTACGACTTCTTCCGCTTCATCGGCGCCCGCCAGATCGGGGTGCTCAACTACCACTTCTACGAGGGCGGGCGCAGCGTCTATCGCGGTTGGATCGCCGGCCAGGCCGTGAGCGACGAGGACCGGCGCGATACCGAGCGCTACCTGCGAAGGTGGCGCGCCACGGCGGCCGCGCCTTCGGAGATGTTCGGGGTGGCGAAGGGGAAGAACGTCATCCTGGTGATGGTGGAGGCGCTGCACTCCTTTCCCATCGGGATGCGCGTGGATGGGCGGGAGGTGACGCCCAACCTGAACAGGCTGGCGGGGCAGAGCATCTACTTCGAGAACTTCTACCGGCAGGCGTGGGACGGGCGCACGGCGGACGGCGAGTTCATCTCGCTGCAGTCGCTGCATCCCCTCCCCGCGGGCGCGGTGACGACCACTTATCCGACGCACAACTACCGCGGCCTGCCAGAGATCCTGGCGGAGCGCGGCTACTCCACCATGGCGGCCCACGCGTACTACGGAACGCTCTGGAACAAGCGCGACATCAACCGGAGCCTGGGCTTCCAGCGGATGTACTTCCGCGAGGACTACCGCGGCAAGGAGAACGTCGGCCTGGGGCTGGGCGACGCCGACTTCTTCCCGCAGACCATCCCCATGCTGAAGCGTGAGCGCGCGCCCTTCCTGGGGTACCTGGTGACGCTCAGCACGCACCACCCGTACAACATCCCGCGGGAGCTGAAGAAGTTTCCGGTGGCGGGCCTGGAGGGGACGCTCCTTGGCGACTACCTGCACACGGTGCACTACCTGGACGCGGCGCTGGGCGACTTCGTGAAGAAGCTGGAGGAGGAGGGGCTGCTGGACGAGTCCGTCCTGGTGGTGTACGGCGATCACGACGCGCAGCTCGGCCCGCCGGAGCACCTGGAGAAGCTGCTCACCGAACACGCCGGCTTCGGGCGGCGCGCCCCCGGCTTCGACGCGCGCTACTGGCGCGAGGAGAACCGCCTTCCCCTCATCGTGCGCCTCCCCAACGGCGAGCACGCGGGGGTGCGCACCACCAGCGCTGGGCACGTGGACGTGGCGCCGACGGTGCTGGGGCTGCTGGGGATCGGCAACCACGACATGGTGATGATGGGGCGCGACCTCACGCAAAACAGGGACGCGCCGGTGGTGTTCCGCGACGGGAGCTTCGTCCTTGGCAACACCGTGTGCCTGCCGCGCATCTCCGGGTCCGGCTGCTCCGACGTGCGCACCGGCTCCGCCGTCGATCCGGCCCCCCTGCAGGCGCACTTCGCCGAGGCTCGGCGCCAGCTCGACGTATCGGACATGGTGCTGATGGGGAACCTGATACCCCTTGCTCCCGTTCGGGAACAAAAGGAGGCACAATGA
- a CDS encoding SEC59/DGK1/VTE5 family protein, giving the protein MRPPDAVRTRPMRGSLRREAARKAFHISSVALPLLVWLLPRATATAGLVALAVIAMGVDVARLRLRGPRYHFLRLTRTMLRPHERRGLAGGTYMALAYAAAIVLFPKPIAVAGMLYNGLGDAAAALVGKRFGRHRTAWGKSWEGFAAALVVCLALGFVVPGITPASAVAGALVAAVVEFLPLPLDDNLRVTLGGAGAAWAVAMM; this is encoded by the coding sequence ATGCGCCCACCCGACGCAGTCCGTACCCGCCCCATGCGCGGATCGCTGCGCCGGGAGGCGGCGCGCAAGGCGTTCCACATCTCCTCGGTCGCGCTCCCGCTCCTGGTCTGGCTCCTTCCCCGCGCCACGGCGACGGCGGGGCTGGTGGCGCTGGCCGTGATCGCGATGGGGGTGGACGTGGCGCGCCTGCGGCTCCGCGGGCCGCGCTACCACTTCCTGCGCCTCACGCGCACCATGCTGCGCCCCCACGAGCGTCGCGGGCTGGCGGGCGGCACCTACATGGCGCTGGCCTACGCGGCGGCGATCGTCCTCTTTCCCAAGCCCATCGCGGTCGCGGGGATGCTGTACAACGGGCTGGGCGACGCGGCGGCGGCGCTGGTGGGGAAGCGGTTCGGGCGGCACCGAACGGCGTGGGGGAAGAGCTGGGAAGGGTTCGCGGCGGCGCTGGTGGTGTGCCTCGCGTTGGGCTTCGTCGTGCCCGGGATCACCCCGGCGTCCGCGGTGGCTGGGGCGCTGGTGGCGGCGGTCGTCGAGTTCCTGCCCCTCCCGCTGGACGACAACCTGCGGGTGACGCTTGGGGGGGCGGGGGCGGCGTGGGCGGTGGCGATGATGTGA
- a CDS encoding aminotransferase class V-fold PLP-dependent enzyme yields the protein MRERKLESLRRMETEAGMMPPTIAYNPGTMTDPLPAVERAMAAFRRRIRGNPLAAYAQARAVLGELRPLAAEVFGGTAGEWAFADGHTATIDRLADSLAGLLVGAAVYSTDGEHVGGVGAFAADPRFKLVQVSPEAIVDTPGRLYFLSHLTWDTNRDLSAQIRALVRRPDSPIVVVDGTQALGQIDVDVAALGCHAYVASGHKWLGGPHGSGLLYLRHNVIEEWPCPFRAGEPLCAELPIGRWEPRGGQDFSRIAGLAAAVRAFQCHARPGRPIRERFEAKVKAVLGARARVAQASAADGRVVALELVGMDVYPVYRALAERGVAVKCVKTRGKTLAGEGVEVLRIGFPWWADEADIDRAVELLGAVVEEMEEVPSLAGRAPQERGQLRAVSTITTRRALEAL from the coding sequence ATGCGTGAAAGAAAACTCGAATCGCTCCGGCGGATGGAGACGGAGGCGGGGATGATGCCGCCCACCATCGCCTACAACCCGGGGACGATGACCGATCCGCTGCCCGCGGTGGAGCGCGCCATGGCCGCGTTCCGCCGCCGCATTCGCGGCAACCCGCTGGCTGCGTACGCCCAGGCGCGCGCCGTCCTGGGCGAGCTGCGCCCGCTGGCCGCCGAGGTGTTCGGCGGCACGGCGGGGGAGTGGGCCTTCGCGGACGGCCACACCGCCACCATCGACCGCCTGGCCGACTCGCTCGCCGGGCTCCTGGTGGGTGCGGCGGTGTACAGCACCGACGGCGAGCACGTGGGCGGCGTGGGCGCCTTTGCGGCGGACCCGCGCTTCAAGCTCGTGCAGGTGAGCCCGGAGGCCATCGTGGACACTCCGGGGCGGCTGTACTTCCTCTCGCACCTCACCTGGGACACCAACCGCGACCTCAGCGCGCAGATCCGCGCGCTGGTGCGCCGGCCCGACTCGCCCATCGTGGTGGTGGACGGTACGCAGGCGTTGGGGCAGATCGACGTGGACGTGGCGGCGCTGGGGTGCCACGCCTACGTCGCCAGCGGTCACAAGTGGCTGGGCGGGCCGCACGGCAGCGGGCTCCTCTACCTGCGCCACAACGTGATCGAGGAGTGGCCCTGCCCCTTCCGCGCAGGCGAGCCGCTCTGCGCGGAGCTCCCCATCGGGCGCTGGGAGCCGCGCGGGGGGCAGGACTTCTCCCGCATCGCCGGCCTCGCCGCGGCGGTCCGCGCCTTCCAGTGCCACGCGCGGCCCGGCCGTCCCATCCGCGAACGCTTCGAGGCGAAGGTGAAGGCGGTGCTTGGCGCACGGGCCCGCGTGGCGCAGGCCTCGGCGGCGGACGGGCGGGTGGTGGCGCTGGAGCTGGTGGGGATGGACGTGTACCCGGTGTACCGCGCCCTCGCCGAGCGCGGCGTCGCGGTGAAGTGCGTCAAGACGCGGGGGAAGACCCTCGCGGGCGAGGGCGTCGAGGTGCTGCGGATCGGCTTCCCCTGGTGGGCTGACGAGGCGGACATCGACCGCGCGGTGGAACTGCTTGGCGCCGTGGTGGAGGAGATGGAAGAGGTGCCCTCCCTGGCAGGGCGCGCACCGCAGGAGAGGGGGCAGCTCCGCGCCGTCTCCACGATTACTACACGCCGCGCTCTGGAGGCGCTGTGA
- a CDS encoding hemolysin family protein, whose protein sequence is MLGPFFVICILIVLTAFYVAAEFAAVSVRKGRIRQRAEDGDALSVRLLPILEDPVKLDRYISASQMGITLTSLLVGAFAQATIAVRLAPVFEGWGWFGRAASVSAATIAVLVVLTSAQMVLSELVPKYLALARPTEVARFTVLPMTWSLRAFSFFLNILNASAAFVLRRVGLEAVGHGHIHSPEEIDLLIAESRDGGLLEPDEHRRLRRALQLGIRPARHLMVPRQEIAAVDLDTPVEEAMEIMGASPYTRLPVYRGDIDHFVGLLHTRDLFVRRLDPTPLASLAPLVRPILSVPENVTAEALLARMREGRSHQALVLDEFGGVSGLVTLDDVLTEVMGGIADEFKGEDPGPEVLSDGRVRLPGYLRLDEVEPWIGVLLEGESDTLGGRVTEELGRVPDPGAQVTIEGVALEVEAVEHHAVTWVVATPLVPLKPHGEDGDG, encoded by the coding sequence ATGCTGGGGCCTTTCTTCGTCATCTGCATCCTCATCGTACTCACCGCCTTCTACGTGGCCGCGGAGTTCGCGGCGGTCTCTGTGCGCAAGGGCCGCATCCGGCAGCGCGCCGAGGACGGCGACGCCCTTTCCGTGCGCCTCCTTCCCATCCTGGAAGACCCGGTGAAGCTGGACCGGTACATCTCGGCCAGCCAGATGGGGATCACCCTCACCAGCCTCCTGGTGGGCGCCTTTGCGCAGGCCACCATCGCGGTGCGGCTGGCGCCCGTCTTCGAGGGGTGGGGATGGTTCGGGAGGGCGGCCTCCGTATCGGCCGCCACCATCGCGGTGCTGGTGGTGCTGACCTCCGCGCAGATGGTGCTGAGCGAGCTGGTGCCCAAGTACCTCGCCCTGGCCCGGCCCACCGAGGTGGCGCGCTTCACCGTGCTGCCGATGACCTGGTCGCTGCGCGCGTTCTCCTTCTTCCTCAACATACTCAACGCCAGCGCCGCCTTCGTGCTGCGCCGGGTGGGGCTGGAGGCGGTGGGGCACGGCCACATCCACTCGCCGGAGGAGATCGACCTGCTGATCGCCGAGAGCCGCGACGGGGGGTTGCTGGAGCCGGACGAGCACCGGCGGCTGCGGCGCGCGCTGCAGCTCGGCATCCGCCCCGCGAGGCACCTCATGGTCCCGCGCCAGGAGATCGCGGCGGTGGACCTGGACACGCCGGTGGAGGAGGCGATGGAGATCATGGGCGCCTCCCCGTACACCCGCCTCCCCGTCTACCGCGGCGACATCGACCACTTCGTGGGGCTGCTGCACACGCGCGACCTCTTCGTGCGCCGGCTGGACCCCACGCCGCTCGCCTCGCTGGCGCCGCTGGTGCGCCCCATCCTTTCCGTGCCCGAGAACGTGACGGCGGAGGCGCTGCTGGCCCGCATGCGCGAGGGGCGCAGCCACCAGGCGCTGGTGCTGGACGAGTTCGGCGGGGTGAGCGGGCTGGTGACGCTGGACGACGTGCTCACCGAGGTGATGGGCGGGATCGCGGACGAGTTCAAGGGCGAGGACCCCGGGCCCGAGGTGCTCTCCGACGGACGCGTGCGCCTTCCCGGCTACCTGCGGCTGGATGAGGTGGAGCCCTGGATCGGCGTGCTGCTGGAAGGCGAGTCGGACACGCTGGGCGGGCGCGTGACGGAGGAGCTGGGGCGCGTGCCGGACCCGGGGGCGCAGGTGACGATCGAGGGGGTGGCGCTGGAGGTGGAGGCGGTGGAGCACCACGCCGTCACCTGGGTGGTCGCCACCCCGCTCGTCCCGCTGAAGCCGCACGGCGAGGACGGCGATGGGTGA